Genomic window (Spirochaetales bacterium):
CATCATGACCCGTTAAGCGGGAACCTGTTCGTTTTTTGCGGACGAACACGGCGTCTCTTAAAAGTATTGTACTGGGAAAGGAACGGATTCTGTCTCTGGACAAAACGGCTTGAGCAAGACAAATACCCGTGGCCCCTTACAGGAGAAGATGTGAAACGGATTGACAGGCGGCAGATGAAGATGCTGCTTACGGGGATTGATTTTTTTCACGCGCACCGGGAAAAAAAATACAAATATATCACATAAAGCTATTGGCCATGTCATTGTTGTTATGTCAGACTCATAGACATGAAGACGTTAGTCGGCCTTGACAACCTTCCCCGCGACCCCGATGTGCTGATAGATGTTATTCGCAAGATGTATAAGGCCAACGAAAAGCTCGAAACGGAAAACCATTGGCTTCGGGAAATTTGACCGAAATACCAAGGGTATTGTTTGAAGTTGAAAATAATATAGTTATAATTTATCGAATAAAGCACAGGAAAGAATCTTACAAATAGGAGTTGAGATTATGATGAAAATACAACCTGAATATCTGATAAAGAACGGAACCAAAGAATATGCGATTCTCAGCTATGAAGAGTTTGAAAAGCTAAAGGAATATATCGAGGACCTTGAAGATCTGGTGGATTTGAGGGAGGCGAAAGAAAAGGAAAAAGAAGCAACATCAATACCGTTTGAGAAGGTAAAAAAATCGTTGAATATATAACACCCCGTCATAGTGAGGAGTTGCAAGCCGTGGCCATGGGTTGACGGGGTCACGTGTCCAAAGTGCTTTGGCCGTTTCAGGCGGTGATAAATTGGCCCCGCACCGGTTTTGAAGAAAAGTCCGCGGATGGCCGGCGTTACGTCGAAGCAT
Coding sequences:
- the tnpB gene encoding IS66 family insertion sequence element accessory protein TnpB — encoded protein: HHDPLSGNLFVFCGRTRRLLKVLYWERNGFCLWTKRLEQDKYPWPLTGEDVKRIDRRQMKMLLTGIDFFHAHREKKYKYIT